In Bacillus kexueae, the following proteins share a genomic window:
- a CDS encoding intercompartmental signaling factor BofC: MRRLYHLFFLIPFAVVVFISFNDLYFANTSKVQKEEAFEVNGPLTVRVVLERIYMDGEKSEEIVEEQILSMEDFWAQYADWELITQNEDEIIFQKYIDDISPLLKANGYFGIQEDGTLSIFNGKPTNGYHIIQSFFQIDVGKLESHKQTELKEGIPIKNKNQYLEVIEAFKSYSIDNVH, translated from the coding sequence ATGAGACGGTTGTATCATCTCTTCTTTCTCATCCCTTTTGCAGTAGTGGTATTTATAAGCTTTAATGACCTTTATTTTGCCAATACTTCTAAAGTTCAAAAGGAAGAAGCATTTGAAGTGAATGGTCCTTTAACTGTCCGTGTCGTACTCGAACGAATTTATATGGATGGAGAAAAAAGTGAAGAAATTGTAGAGGAACAAATTTTGTCAATGGAAGACTTTTGGGCTCAGTATGCTGATTGGGAGCTAATAACACAAAATGAAGACGAAATTATATTCCAGAAATATATTGATGATATATCACCCCTTTTAAAAGCAAATGGTTATTTTGGCATACAAGAGGATGGTACGCTTAGTATCTTTAATGGAAAGCCGACAAATGGATATCACATCATTCAATCGTTTTTCCAGATTGATGTCGGAAAGCTTGAAAGTCATAAACAAACGGAATTAAAAGAAGGAATTCCAATTAAGAATAAAAATCAGTATTTAGAAGTGATTGAAGCCTTTAAATCCTACTCCATTGATAATGTCCATTGA
- the queA gene encoding tRNA preQ1(34) S-adenosylmethionine ribosyltransferase-isomerase QueA has product MKLDLFDFHLPEELIAQVPLKERDASRLMVLNKETGHFEHDLFKNILNYIQPGDCLVLNDTRVLPARLWGVKDDTGAKVEILLLKQRDGDVWETLAKPAKRIKEGTVVTFGDGKLKATCVGTLEHGGRLMEFSYEGIFLEVLESLGEMPLPPYIKEQLDDRERYQTVYSRESGSAAAPTAGLHFTEEILQQLKDKGVHIAFITLHVGLGTFRPVNVDNIEEHEMHAEFYQMSEGTAELLNQVRKQGGRIISVGTTSTRTLETIASRHNGTFVAESGWTDIFIYPGFEFKAIDGMITNFHLPKSSLIMLISALAGRENVLNAYEAAVKEKYRFFSFGDAMFII; this is encoded by the coding sequence ATGAAGTTAGATTTATTTGATTTTCATTTACCCGAAGAGTTAATTGCTCAAGTACCACTAAAAGAGCGAGATGCTTCGAGACTCATGGTACTTAATAAAGAGACAGGGCATTTTGAGCACGATCTCTTTAAAAATATATTGAATTACATTCAGCCAGGTGATTGTTTAGTGTTGAATGATACGCGCGTGTTGCCTGCAAGACTATGGGGTGTGAAAGATGACACGGGAGCGAAAGTGGAAATTCTTCTACTCAAACAACGAGATGGAGATGTGTGGGAAACACTAGCAAAGCCGGCTAAGCGTATTAAAGAAGGGACCGTTGTGACGTTCGGAGATGGGAAGCTAAAAGCAACATGTGTAGGAACCCTTGAACACGGTGGCCGTTTAATGGAATTCTCATATGAAGGAATTTTTCTAGAAGTATTAGAATCACTTGGTGAGATGCCACTACCACCATATATTAAAGAACAGCTTGATGACAGGGAGCGTTATCAAACGGTTTATTCTCGTGAAAGTGGTTCTGCAGCAGCACCAACAGCTGGCCTTCATTTTACAGAAGAAATTTTACAACAATTAAAAGATAAAGGGGTTCATATTGCGTTCATTACCCTTCATGTCGGGTTAGGAACGTTTCGCCCTGTCAATGTTGATAACATAGAAGAACATGAAATGCACGCTGAGTTTTATCAAATGAGTGAAGGAACAGCAGAGCTATTAAATCAAGTGCGAAAACAAGGTGGACGCATCATTTCTGTTGGAACAACATCTACGAGAACATTGGAAACAATCGCATCGCGACACAATGGAACTTTCGTGGCTGAAAGCGGGTGGACAGATATTTTTATTTATCCAGGCTTCGAGTTTAAAGCGATTGATGGGATGATTACGAACTTCCACCTTCCAAAATCGTCTTTGATTATGCTCATTAGTGCGTTAGCTGGACGTGAAAACGTATTAAACGCATACGAAGCAGCAGTTAAAGAAAAATATCGATTCTTCAGCTTTGGCGATGCCATGTTCATCATCTAA
- a CDS encoding YhcN/YlaJ family sporulation lipoprotein, which produces MRRTASILTALSIASTSLVACNADNNAMDTRYNDNAQPIGYYTGDRNEDYMDNEGPITEMFDGANNRDDRRRIDYPNNYSNRAPLTIDDRDRANEYGMYDRNDYNYHDHIGNRMDQNSQLAERISDQVATIANVEDVNTLVTKDNVLIAVDTNDRNNQNVENKVKEVAEKIAKGKNINVVTDEATFTRVRNINRGLMNGDEMDNDIRNLFDDIGDALEAPFDRNR; this is translated from the coding sequence TTGAGGAGAACAGCGTCGATTTTAACGGCACTTTCCATTGCTTCAACGTCATTGGTAGCATGTAATGCGGACAACAATGCAATGGACACGCGATATAACGATAATGCTCAGCCAATTGGTTATTACACGGGCGATCGCAATGAAGATTATATGGACAATGAGGGGCCAATTACTGAAATGTTTGATGGGGCGAATAATCGCGATGACAGACGTCGCATAGACTACCCAAATAATTACAGTAATCGTGCACCATTGACCATTGACGATCGGGATCGTGCAAATGAGTACGGGATGTACGATCGAAATGATTACAACTATCACGATCACATTGGCAATAGAATGGATCAAAATAGCCAGCTCGCTGAAAGAATTTCTGATCAAGTGGCTACTATTGCAAATGTCGAAGATGTGAACACGTTAGTAACAAAAGATAACGTTTTGATCGCTGTAGACACGAATGATCGTAATAACCAAAACGTTGAGAATAAAGTTAAAGAAGTTGCAGAAAAAATCGCAAAAGGTAAAAACATAAACGTTGTGACAGACGAAGCAACCTTTACCCGAGTTCGCAACATTAATCGTGGGTTAATGAACGGTGATGAAATGGACAATGATATTCGAAATCTTTTCGATGACATTGGAGATGCACTAGAAGCTCCATTCGATCGCAATCGTTAA
- the yajC gene encoding preprotein translocase subunit YajC, producing the protein MEGLVSTLLPLIAMIAVFYFLLIRPQQKQQKQVRDMQAGLQKGDKIVTIGGLHGIVDSLDEDKIVIKAGDGSRLTFDRRAVREVVEKA; encoded by the coding sequence ATGGAAGGTTTAGTTAGTACTTTATTGCCACTTATTGCAATGATTGCGGTGTTTTACTTCTTATTAATCCGTCCGCAACAAAAGCAACAGAAGCAAGTTCGCGACATGCAGGCAGGCTTACAAAAGGGAGATAAAATTGTAACAATCGGTGGCTTACACGGGATTGTTGACTCTTTAGACGAGGATAAAATCGTCATCAAAGCTGGCGATGGATCTCGTCTAACATTCGATCGCCGCGCTGTTCGTGAGGTTGTCGAGAAAGCGTAA
- the ruvA gene encoding Holliday junction branch migration protein RuvA — protein sequence MIEFVKGTVRYISPEFVVVENGGIGYQIVTPNPFVYQKYMNQQVTVYTYQYVREDLIALYGFETREEKALFIKLLNVTGIGPKGGLAILASGDPGQVVEAIENEDEKFLVKFPGVGKKTARQIILDLKGKLVDIIPAAVSTDLFNYEEVEEKKQSEDALSEAIEALKVLGYSEREINKVIPSLKGVSLSTDQYVKMALQKLLK from the coding sequence GTGATTGAATTTGTTAAAGGTACTGTAAGATACATAAGTCCTGAATTTGTGGTAGTTGAAAATGGGGGAATTGGCTATCAAATTGTAACGCCGAACCCGTTTGTCTATCAAAAATATATGAATCAACAAGTAACCGTATATACGTACCAATATGTTCGAGAAGATTTGATCGCATTATACGGCTTTGAAACGAGAGAAGAGAAGGCGTTATTTATCAAGTTACTAAATGTAACAGGAATTGGTCCAAAAGGTGGTTTGGCGATTTTAGCATCAGGTGACCCTGGGCAAGTTGTTGAAGCAATTGAAAATGAAGATGAAAAGTTTTTAGTGAAGTTCCCAGGTGTCGGCAAGAAGACTGCTAGACAAATCATTCTTGACTTAAAAGGAAAATTAGTAGATATTATTCCCGCTGCTGTATCAACGGATCTATTTAATTATGAAGAAGTAGAAGAGAAAAAGCAGTCAGAAGATGCTTTATCAGAAGCTATCGAAGCATTAAAAGTGTTAGGCTATAGCGAGAGAGAAATTAATAAAGTGATTCCTTCCCTAAAAGGAGTATCTCTCTCAACAGATCAATATGTAAAAATGGCGCTACAAAAGCTATTAAAGTAA
- the ruvB gene encoding Holliday junction branch migration DNA helicase RuvB — MDERIVSQQADLEDAGLELSLRPQTLDQYIGQKKVKENLKVFIEAAKMRQETLDHVLLYGPPGLGKTTLATIIANEMGVNVRTTAGPAIERPGDLAAVLTALEPGDVLFIDEIHRLHRSIEEVLYPAMEDFCLDIVIGKGPSARSVRLDLPPFTLVGATTRVGLLTAPLRDRFGVLGRLEYYHEEELAQIVTRTSQLFDIEIETEAAFEVARRSRGTPRIANRLLRRVRDFAQVLQYDKITDVLAKDALERLQVDKLGLDHIDHKLLRGIIEKFNGGPVGLDTIAATIGEEPHTIEDVYEPYLLQIGFMKRTPRGRMVTNEVYHHFGLEVPKE; from the coding sequence ATGGACGAACGAATTGTTTCCCAACAAGCAGATCTGGAAGATGCGGGTCTGGAGCTAAGCTTACGACCGCAAACATTAGACCAATATATTGGTCAAAAGAAAGTAAAAGAAAATTTGAAAGTATTTATTGAAGCGGCAAAAATGAGACAGGAGACGCTTGACCATGTTTTATTATATGGTCCACCAGGTTTAGGAAAGACGACGTTAGCAACGATCATCGCGAATGAAATGGGGGTTAATGTCCGAACAACAGCAGGGCCAGCCATTGAACGACCGGGCGATTTGGCTGCTGTATTAACTGCGTTGGAGCCAGGGGACGTCTTATTTATAGATGAAATTCATCGTCTTCACCGTTCTATTGAAGAAGTTCTCTATCCAGCAATGGAAGACTTTTGTTTAGATATTGTGATTGGAAAAGGCCCGAGTGCAAGAAGTGTTCGATTAGATTTACCACCGTTCACACTTGTTGGGGCAACGACAAGAGTAGGCCTTTTAACAGCTCCTTTACGTGATCGTTTTGGGGTGTTAGGAAGGTTAGAATACTATCACGAAGAGGAATTGGCTCAAATTGTTACTCGCACATCTCAATTGTTTGACATTGAGATAGAAACAGAAGCAGCATTCGAAGTTGCGAGAAGATCTCGAGGCACCCCTCGAATTGCAAATCGGTTATTAAGAAGGGTTCGGGATTTTGCTCAAGTGCTACAATACGATAAAATAACAGATGTGCTTGCGAAAGATGCGCTTGAACGACTGCAAGTAGATAAATTAGGGCTTGATCATATTGATCATAAACTGTTACGTGGAATTATAGAAAAGTTTAATGGGGGACCGGTCGGATTAGATACAATTGCCGCTACCATCGGTGAGGAGCCTCATACGATTGAAGATGTTTACGAGCCGTATTTGTTACAGATTGGTTTTATGAAACGAACACCGAGGGGCAGAATGGTAACAAACGAGGTGTATCACCATTTTGGGCTGGAGGTGCCAAAAGAATGA
- the tgt gene encoding tRNA guanosine(34) transglycosylase Tgt yields MSTSPIRYELIKTCKQTGARLGRVHTPHGSFETPVFMPVGTLATVKTMSPEDLKEMGAGIILSNTYHLWLRPGESIVKEAGGLHKFMNWDGAILTDSGGFQVFSLSEFRKIEEEGVYFRNHLNGDKLFLSPEKAMEIQNALGSDIMMAFDECPPYPAEYDYMKKSVERTSRWAERCLKAHARPNEQGLFGIVQGGEYEDLRKQSAQDLISLDFPGYAVGGLSVGEPKDVMNRVLEFTTPLLPANKPRYLMGVGSPDSLIDGAIRGIDMFDCVLPTRIARNGTLMTSEGRLVVKNAKYARDFGPLDENCDCYVCKNYSRAYIRHLIKCNETFGIRLTSYHNLYFLLKLMEQVREAIREDRLGDFRDEFFEKYGFNKPNAKNF; encoded by the coding sequence TTGTCTACTTCACCAATACGTTACGAATTAATTAAAACGTGTAAACAAACGGGAGCACGTTTAGGAAGGGTTCATACGCCGCACGGTTCATTTGAAACTCCTGTGTTTATGCCTGTTGGTACTTTAGCTACTGTTAAAACGATGTCGCCAGAAGATTTAAAGGAAATGGGTGCAGGGATTATTTTAAGTAACACGTACCATTTATGGTTACGTCCTGGCGAGTCCATCGTAAAAGAAGCGGGCGGTTTGCATAAATTTATGAATTGGGATGGAGCCATTCTGACGGATTCAGGCGGATTCCAAGTTTTTAGTTTAAGCGAATTCCGTAAAATTGAAGAAGAGGGTGTGTACTTCCGCAATCATTTAAATGGAGACAAACTGTTCTTATCACCTGAAAAAGCAATGGAGATTCAAAACGCACTCGGATCAGATATTATGATGGCATTTGATGAATGCCCACCATACCCTGCGGAATACGATTATATGAAGAAATCTGTTGAACGTACGAGTCGTTGGGCGGAGCGTTGTTTAAAAGCTCATGCTCGTCCGAATGAACAAGGGTTATTCGGAATTGTTCAAGGTGGAGAATACGAAGATTTACGTAAACAAAGTGCTCAAGACTTAATTTCGCTAGATTTCCCAGGTTATGCGGTTGGTGGATTATCTGTTGGAGAACCGAAGGATGTGATGAATCGTGTCCTTGAATTTACGACACCACTACTTCCAGCTAATAAACCACGTTATTTAATGGGAGTCGGGTCTCCTGATTCATTAATTGACGGAGCCATTCGTGGTATTGATATGTTTGATTGTGTACTTCCAACACGAATTGCGAGAAATGGTACCTTAATGACGAGTGAAGGACGTCTTGTGGTCAAAAATGCGAAATATGCTCGCGACTTCGGTCCTCTTGATGAAAATTGTGATTGCTACGTATGTAAAAATTATTCACGTGCGTACATTCGTCATCTTATTAAGTGTAATGAAACGTTCGGAATTCGTCTAACTTCTTATCATAATCTATATTTTCTGTTAAAATTAATGGAGCAAGTGCGAGAAGCGATTCGTGAAGATCGATTAGGCGACTTCCGCGATGAATTTTTCGAAAAATACGGGTTTAATAAACCGAATGCAAAAAACTTTTAG
- a CDS encoding YebC/PmpR family DNA-binding transcriptional regulator, with the protein MAGHSKWKNIQRRKNAQDAKRGKIFMKLAKEIYVAAKQGGVDPDANPGLRLAIDKAKAANMPNDNIERAIKKAAGAQGGENYEEITYEGYGPGGVAIMVKCLTDNKNRTATNVRTGFNKNGGSLGETGCVSYMFDRKGYLVISREELSVDEDEMLLEVIEAGAEEMETSDEAFEIYTLPENFNDVKESLQNSGYTFVSAEITMIPQTYSQLDEETSEKMLKLIDVLEDDDDVQEVYHNMEQ; encoded by the coding sequence ATGGCAGGACATTCTAAGTGGAAGAACATCCAGCGACGTAAAAATGCACAAGATGCTAAACGTGGTAAAATATTTATGAAATTAGCAAAAGAAATTTATGTAGCGGCAAAACAAGGCGGTGTTGATCCTGATGCAAACCCTGGCCTTCGTCTTGCGATAGATAAAGCGAAAGCGGCTAATATGCCAAATGATAATATTGAACGTGCGATTAAAAAAGCAGCTGGGGCACAAGGTGGAGAGAACTACGAAGAAATTACATATGAAGGATACGGACCTGGCGGAGTAGCTATTATGGTTAAATGCTTAACAGATAATAAAAACCGTACAGCTACCAATGTGCGTACTGGCTTTAATAAAAATGGCGGCAGCCTTGGTGAAACAGGTTGTGTTTCCTATATGTTTGACCGGAAAGGGTATCTCGTCATTAGTAGAGAAGAGCTTTCTGTTGATGAGGATGAAATGCTTCTAGAAGTAATCGAAGCTGGAGCAGAAGAAATGGAAACATCTGATGAAGCATTTGAAATTTACACTTTACCTGAAAACTTTAATGACGTAAAGGAAAGTCTGCAAAATTCTGGCTATACGTTCGTATCAGCAGAGATTACGATGATTCCGCAAACATATTCACAATTGGATGAAGAGACAAGTGAGAAAATGTTAAAACTTATTGACGTTTTAGAAGACGATGATGACGTCCAGGAAGTTTATCATAATATGGAACAATAA
- a CDS encoding DUF2905 domain-containing protein, which translates to MTELPKMLMTIGAVLLIIGAIMHLVGRLPGDFTWKKGNVTFYFPIMTSIIVSIVLTLLFTIISRFK; encoded by the coding sequence ATGACAGAACTTCCGAAGATGTTAATGACGATAGGGGCTGTCCTGTTAATAATCGGTGCCATAATGCATTTAGTTGGACGACTCCCTGGAGATTTTACGTGGAAAAAAGGAAACGTAACCTTTTACTTTCCTATCATGACGAGCATTATCGTGAGCATTGTTTTAACGCTACTTTTTACAATCATCAGCCGTTTTAAGTAG
- the nadA gene encoding quinolinate synthase NadA has translation MSVMDLLEFEKQEMMPESYKERTTEELEQRVREIKQKFGRRLFIPGHHYQKDEVIQFADVTGDSLQLAQVAAANDDAEYIVFCGVHFMAETADMLTGEHQKVILPDMRAGCSMADMATITQTEKAWGKLTEVFGDTILPLTYVNSTAEIKAFVGKYGGATVTSSNAKKMVQWAFTQKERIFFLPDQHLGRNTAYDLGIPLEKMAVWDPIKETLEYNGENLNDIQVILWKGYCSVHEKFTVQNIEHIRKTEPEMKIIVHPECTREVVALSDDAGSTKYIIETIEKAEKGTKWAIGTEMNLVNRLIQQHPDKHIVSLNPYMCPCLTMNRIDLPHLVWALESIESGKPINQINVSSEVTELALLALNRMLERA, from the coding sequence ATGAGCGTGATGGATTTATTGGAATTCGAAAAACAGGAAATGATGCCGGAGTCTTACAAAGAAAGAACGACTGAGGAATTAGAACAACGTGTAAGGGAGATCAAACAAAAGTTTGGGCGTCGCTTATTTATTCCGGGACATCATTATCAAAAGGATGAGGTAATTCAGTTTGCCGACGTAACAGGGGATTCATTACAGCTTGCACAAGTGGCAGCGGCTAACGATGACGCAGAATATATTGTGTTTTGTGGCGTTCATTTCATGGCTGAAACTGCCGATATGCTAACGGGTGAACATCAAAAAGTAATATTACCCGATATGCGTGCGGGATGTTCAATGGCCGATATGGCTACGATAACACAAACAGAAAAAGCATGGGGAAAATTGACTGAAGTATTTGGCGATACGATTCTTCCGTTAACTTACGTAAACTCCACTGCCGAAATAAAAGCGTTTGTTGGAAAATACGGAGGGGCTACGGTTACTTCTTCCAATGCAAAAAAGATGGTACAATGGGCATTCACGCAGAAAGAACGTATATTCTTTTTACCAGATCAGCATTTAGGAAGAAACACAGCCTATGATTTAGGTATTCCGTTAGAAAAAATGGCAGTATGGGATCCAATCAAAGAAACCTTAGAGTATAACGGTGAAAATTTGAATGATATTCAAGTGATATTATGGAAAGGGTACTGTTCTGTGCATGAGAAGTTCACCGTACAAAACATTGAACACATTCGTAAAACGGAACCAGAAATGAAGATCATTGTTCATCCAGAATGTACGAGAGAAGTCGTTGCTTTATCAGATGATGCAGGATCAACAAAATATATTATCGAAACGATTGAAAAAGCAGAAAAGGGAACAAAATGGGCAATCGGAACCGAAATGAACTTAGTGAATCGTTTGATTCAGCAACATCCAGATAAACATATTGTCTCGTTAAATCCGTATATGTGTCCTTGTTTAACGATGAATCGTATTGATTTGCCTCATTTAGTTTGGGCACTTGAAAGCATCGAAAGTGGAAAACCAATTAATCAAATTAACGTTTCATCAGAAGTAACAGAACTTGCTCTTCTAGCATTAAATCGCATGCTTGAGCGCGCTTAA
- the nadC gene encoding carboxylating nicotinate-nucleotide diphosphorylase, translating into MNELKLKDALTQFFLEDIGERDVTTETIFPVNEKGKAVIVAKQNGIFCGEQVIRTGFQLHSQEMFINLLKKDGDTVEKGEVIAAIEGPIRAILQGERVVLNLIQRMSGIATITHKAVATLDDEHTRICDTRKTTPGLRMMEKYAVRCGGGYNHRFGLYDGVMIKDNHIAFCGSLMKAVQRVREQIGHMVKIEVEIETEDQLHEAIRAGVDIIMFDNRSPEEVKQYVKMTPSHIVTEASGGIGFHNLAQFRGTQVDYLSLGLLTHSVTSLDISLNVN; encoded by the coding sequence TTGAATGAACTAAAACTAAAAGATGCTTTAACTCAATTTTTCTTAGAAGATATCGGAGAACGTGATGTCACAACAGAAACGATATTTCCTGTAAATGAAAAAGGGAAAGCGGTTATCGTTGCCAAACAAAACGGGATTTTTTGTGGTGAGCAGGTTATTCGTACTGGTTTTCAGCTACATTCCCAAGAAATGTTCATCAACCTGTTAAAAAAAGATGGTGATACCGTTGAAAAAGGTGAGGTAATTGCAGCGATAGAAGGGCCGATACGGGCCATTTTGCAAGGAGAACGGGTTGTATTGAATTTAATTCAGCGCATGAGTGGGATTGCAACGATAACACATAAAGCGGTAGCCACTTTGGATGACGAGCATACAAGAATTTGTGATACGAGAAAAACAACACCCGGCTTACGGATGATGGAAAAATACGCGGTTCGTTGCGGTGGTGGATATAATCATCGCTTTGGTTTATACGATGGAGTCATGATAAAAGATAACCATATAGCGTTCTGTGGTTCGCTTATGAAAGCGGTTCAAAGAGTAAGGGAACAAATTGGTCATATGGTGAAAATAGAAGTTGAAATCGAAACGGAAGACCAACTGCATGAAGCTATTCGAGCGGGAGTGGACATAATTATGTTTGATAATCGTTCGCCCGAAGAAGTAAAACAATATGTCAAAATGACACCAAGCCATATCGTAACAGAAGCGTCAGGTGGAATTGGTTTTCACAACTTAGCTCAATTTCGAGGAACACAAGTGGATTATCTTTCACTTGGATTATTAACTCATTCCGTAACATCCTTGGATATTAGTTTAAATGTAAATTAG
- the nadE gene encoding NAD(+) synthase — protein MEEKVIKLVEWLREEVKKAGLNGLIVGISGGIDSAVVTHLIKRAFPDNSLGVIMPCKSNPKDQEDALKVVKSSGINYMTVDLTKTHDTLFSSIENKLKEKNEWKEEVARMGDANTRARLRMTTLYAIANNYGYLVAGTDNAAEWHTGYFTKYGDGGVDLVPLVHFTKGEVRELAKVLGVPEDIITKAPSAGLWEGQTDENEMGTTYDMIDKYLKGEEIPEKDRVIIEKMHKRSEHKRRLASAPPKF, from the coding sequence ATGGAAGAGAAAGTGATAAAGTTAGTTGAATGGTTACGTGAAGAGGTAAAAAAAGCGGGCTTAAACGGATTAATCGTCGGAATCAGTGGAGGTATCGATTCAGCGGTTGTCACACATTTAATTAAACGCGCTTTTCCTGATAACTCATTAGGCGTTATCATGCCGTGTAAAAGCAATCCAAAGGACCAAGAAGATGCGTTAAAAGTGGTTAAAAGCAGTGGGATTAATTATATGACGGTCGATTTAACCAAAACACATGATACATTGTTTTCATCCATTGAGAATAAGTTAAAAGAAAAAAATGAGTGGAAAGAAGAAGTGGCACGAATGGGTGATGCTAATACGAGAGCACGCCTTCGTATGACTACATTATATGCCATTGCAAACAATTACGGATATTTAGTGGCAGGAACGGATAATGCAGCTGAATGGCATACAGGATACTTTACAAAGTATGGTGACGGTGGAGTTGATCTTGTACCACTTGTTCATTTCACTAAAGGTGAAGTTCGTGAATTGGCGAAAGTTTTAGGTGTACCGGAAGATATTATTACGAAAGCGCCTAGTGCTGGTTTATGGGAAGGTCAAACAGATGAAAATGAAATGGGAACGACCTATGATATGATTGATAAGTACTTAAAAGGGGAGGAAATTCCAGAAAAAGATCGTGTCATTATTGAGAAAATGCATAAGCGTTCGGAACATAAACGTCGTTTAGCATCTGCACCTCCTAAGTTTTAA
- the safA gene encoding SafA/ExsA family spore coat assembly protein, with protein MKIHIVQKGDTLWKIAQKYDVDFEQLKQMNTQLSNPDLIMPGMKIKVPTGGVPVKKEAQINYKVKKEMPKAEHPYSASKPKSNVDVEDTKADEKPSKPFVPQKPNKQQPFYPEVDVHNYYTVNMSMMPEAKKQPQLPPKPANVLPDMMKPDVDMKDTSNEQHHAYSEGEENDSMTMPYMNQMPYMPMMPAYGGQWPQNCVPVSPVMPGPGFGPMAPYGNPHGMYPTGMAPEMMEDDDFDDDGMVQGAQMSPYPQGPAPYPYQPQVAPAYGMPYNYGMVPPGCVPVSPVMPGPGFGPMPYPQQQMYNPNMVSPEMMEHGENEDNAAAAANQMPPHQPMVSPYANNCGCPPPMMPYYGAPMQQPYAPYPPQPHQGMHDYRNMYQPPQYEEEED; from the coding sequence GTGAAAATCCATATTGTGCAAAAGGGCGATACGTTATGGAAAATTGCCCAAAAATATGATGTTGATTTTGAACAATTAAAACAAATGAACACTCAGTTAAGTAATCCGGATTTAATTATGCCAGGGATGAAAATTAAAGTCCCTACAGGTGGAGTGCCTGTAAAGAAAGAAGCTCAAATTAACTATAAAGTGAAGAAGGAAATGCCTAAAGCTGAGCATCCATACAGTGCTTCTAAACCAAAGTCGAATGTTGATGTAGAGGATACGAAAGCGGATGAGAAACCATCTAAACCTTTTGTTCCACAAAAGCCGAACAAACAACAGCCGTTCTATCCTGAAGTTGATGTGCATAACTATTATACGGTGAATATGTCAATGATGCCTGAAGCGAAAAAGCAACCACAACTACCACCGAAACCAGCAAACGTGCTACCAGATATGATGAAGCCGGATGTTGACATGAAAGACACCAGCAATGAACAACATCACGCATATTCGGAAGGAGAGGAAAATGACAGCATGACGATGCCTTATATGAACCAAATGCCTTATATGCCAATGATGCCAGCTTATGGTGGTCAATGGCCACAAAACTGTGTACCAGTCTCACCGGTAATGCCAGGACCAGGGTTTGGACCTATGGCTCCATACGGTAATCCTCACGGGATGTATCCGACTGGCATGGCACCAGAGATGATGGAAGACGATGATTTTGATGATGATGGAATGGTGCAAGGAGCGCAAATGTCCCCTTATCCTCAAGGACCAGCTCCGTATCCGTATCAGCCACAAGTAGCACCAGCATACGGAATGCCGTATAACTATGGAATGGTCCCTCCAGGATGCGTGCCAGTTTCACCGGTAATGCCAGGACCAGGATTTGGACCAATGCCATATCCTCAACAACAAATGTATAATCCGAATATGGTTAGTCCGGAAATGATGGAACATGGGGAAAATGAGGATAATGCTGCGGCAGCAGCAAACCAAATGCCTCCGCATCAGCCGATGGTGTCACCATATGCCAATAACTGTGGATGTCCTCCACCGATGATGCCTTATTATGGTGCACCTATGCAGCAACCGTATGCACCTTATCCGCCACAACCGCATCAAGGGATGCATGATTATCGTAATATGTACCAACCGCCGCAATACGAAGAAGAGGAAGATTAA